One genomic window of Haliotis asinina isolate JCU_RB_2024 chromosome 4, JCU_Hal_asi_v2, whole genome shotgun sequence includes the following:
- the LOC137281494 gene encoding NFX1-type zinc finger-containing protein 1-like encodes MFRRSSTPGFLYNSEHSARSRDERRDYTEHARREPCRTWDDSDNVLERHEDERDRGPVRAWSTNRSVSSETRQGGGRGGSSRGGRYYDDRGTGHSSGGFRGRGAHLGGERGRQRGGFRGRGIFGDGERGHHNRGYRGRGRGGRRDGLNLTLLEELREKDPSTIVMTLGLDSGIDLFLKRESLNQREVYAFVSVLAKACRCTTAPESFNRILLSIRESQFYEHVSGVLRSGARGFSVTEEEKKNFLGDLAIFMKKLYIRLPHSAMEMRVLGFEDLLTKEIHKMQSTSDDIPRNILSNITALQELKKTVLDQSRSRAAERDDHKEGGPPDDFRDVSIFPNADDIHPSEKPFLRKNKSVGGYRDLDHYLDVQFRLLREDFICPLREGIEAYLVAEAPGKRGQRLKDIRVYHDVHIVRTLCSNNGLLHRLSFDVSNLQRVRWENSKRLIYGSLLCLSKDNFKTLLFATITERDPKLLKEGCVDVLFEASEDLDKRHFDTKFVMVETTAFFEAYRHVLRGLQNIKEGDLPFEKYIVACENAVNPPKYLSEANILGKSPKFDLRPLIDDKIDLREDKHLRTQGREVSYFFSHDARCGRSVHVLEDRDWPSPETLHVDMSQFQALKTALTKEFSIIQGPPGTGKTYVGLKIVKALLHNDQMWKKQQSTPMLVVCYTNHALDQFLEGIIRFYKGGVIRVGSRISNEELERYSLRTHRQKMRKDRDKDRDMKNVGKRRWETKNRMLDLQYQIEEVGMKLEAAEKTVLHEDVLKPYMKSHYDTILAMMKRMHRQQEFESRQKLPFPRSFIVEWLGVGSMEATMETFGDQRQDVFQLEYDDEEGDEIDVQEEAGIVQAQRKVYDMDTDDFPTNEFEIKQKKIRGLQNQRNQYVALDVASFDKNQMPVGTGTGFQYTKKARKNIKRRMLKQLKSTQRMHEMEARRVRDPWMLTMEDRWRLYRHWVYKFCERLQKDIHLREQSYKEVVAEYKELQVNEDMQILREATVIGMTTTAAARYQQALTEIGPRIIVVEEAAEVLEGHIISTLSKKCEQLILIGDHKQLKPNPTVYNLAKKFNLDLSLFERMIDNGIHCDTLALQHRMRPEISTVMRHIYPKLQDHPSVFHYENVKGISANMFFIDHSNQEEHDADMMSHSNTYEATYIVALCSYLLKQGYDKSRITVLTTYSGQLLKLKKLMPKQEFQGLRLTVVDNYQGEENDIILLSLVRSNAEGSVGFLKIENRICVALSRAKIGLFVIGNFNLLSQQSLLWKDILADLRKNGKVGPALNLYCQNHPSETGICVQSPDDFKKAPEGGCLKPCVFRLECGHVCTLLCHPYDPEHKDYICRKQCTKHCKNGHQCPRYCHEECGNCMIRVEKIIPKCQHKQMVPCFKDPSTFSCQAECNTTLDCGHTCGNPCSMKHGCTAVVKKTFGCGHTGDVLCARKTLAQCEAKCPELLKCGHKCEGDCTRCHEGRLHIPCRKMCKGTLICEHTCVSGCSQCNPCRKACENRCQHATCTKYCGEPCDPCSQQCTWECEHYRCTLSCSEPCDRPPCNEPCKEKLPCKHPCIGLCGEPCPKQCGICNKDEIMKVNPRPGARFVFLEDCGHIEEVSVLDRYMNRDSAEIKLKVCPHCKTVIRHNMRYGSVIKKTLKNIEVVKKICNENKDQVPHTKQRLMVKVGNEERNDENGIKTVMFSRAYTNTVAGLSALENQFHLLDLLKEVSAEYEKYTGTTFMNDHESGSQEADMFYKWLITPRQVFSEQEQYDAINELLRHRALLVYLACGQERQTALMRIYLPMLKAILLSGKPYTEEKQTRVKTRFQILGDAVPSDKVDQMTHTKVKLVGNVGPASGKWFSCKKGHVYSNGDQSVCPDCKTMKDIKQRRMFMMTPLGK; translated from the exons ATGTTCAGGCGTTCCTCAACACCGGGATTTCTGTACAACTCAGA ACACTCTGCCAGAAGTCGAGACGAACGTCGAGATTACACAGAACACGCACGTCGAGAACCATGTCGGACGTGGGATGATAGCGATAACGTCCTAGAAAGACATGAAGACGAAAGGGACAGAGGGCCAGTCAGAGCATGGTCAACAAACAGATCAGTCAGTAGTGAAACAAGGCAGGGAGGAGGAAGAGGTGGATCCAGCAGAGGAGGTAGATACTATGATGACAGAGGCACAGGTCACAGCAGTGGAGGTTTTAGAGGAAGAGGAGCACATTTAGGAGGAGAGCGAGGGCGTCAGAGAGGGGGATTCAGAGGAAGAGGAATCTTTGGAGATGGAGAGAGAGGACATCATAACAGGGGTTATAGAGGAAGAGGACGAGGAGGCAGAAGAGATGGCCTGAACTTAACCCTACTTGAAGAACTCAGGGAAAAAGACCCTTCAACCATTGTAATGACGCTAGGATTGGACTCAGGAATTGACCTTTTCTTGAAACGGGAATCGCTTAATCAACGTGAGGTGTATGCCTTTGTGAGTGTTTTAGCCAAGGCATGTCGTTGCACAACTGCTCCTGAAAGTTTCAATAGAATTTTACTTTCTATTCGAGAGTCTCAGTtttatgaacatgtttctgGTGTCTTGAGAAGTGGTGCTCGCGGGTTTTCAGTAACGGAAGAAGAGAAAAAAAACTTTCTTGGAGACCTGGCAATATTTATGAAGAAACTCTACATTCGGCTACCTCACTCGGCCATGGAGATGAGAGTTCTCGGTTTTGAAGATCTCTTGACAAAAGAAATTCACAAAATGCAAAGTACATCTGACGACATTCCACGCAACATTCTGTCGAACATTACCGCGCTCCAGGAACTAAAGAAAACTGTGCTTGATCAATCAAGAAGCAGGGCGGCAGAGAGAGATGACCACAAAGAGGGTGGCCCACCTGATGACTTCAGAGATGTATCTATATTTCCAAATGCTGATGACATCCATCCAAGTGAGAAACCATTCCTCAGAAAAAACAAATCAGTTGGCGGCTACAGGGATCTAGACCATTATCTTGATGTACAATTCCGACTTCTGAGGGAGGATTTTATTTGTCCCCTGAGAGAAGGCATAGAAGCCTATCTTGTTGCAGAAGCACCTGGCAAACGTGGGCAGCGTTTGAAGGATATCAGAGTGTATCACGATGTGCACATTGTTAGAACTTTGTGCTCAAACAATGGTCTACTTCACAGATTATCCTTTGATGTGAGTAACCTTCAACGTGTTAGGTGGGAAAATTCGAAGAGACTCATTTATGGATCCTTACTTTGTCTATCAAAGGATAATTTTAAAACGCTTTTGTTTGCAACCATCACTGAACGAGATCCTAAACTGCTGAAAGAAGGATGTGTAGATGTACTTTTTGAAGCATCTGAAGATCTTGACAAGAGACACTTTGACACAAAGTTTGTCATGGTGGAAACAACAGCTTTCTTTGAAGCTTATCGTCATGTCCTACGAGGATTACAAAACATAAAGGAGGGAGACCTACCTTTTGAAAAGTACATTGTTGCTTGCGAAAATGCAGTCAATCCTCCAAAGTATCTCAGTGAGGCAAACATACTGGGAAAATCACCAAAGTTTGATTTGCGCCCACTGATAGATGACAAAATTGATTTGCGTGAAGACAAACACCTACGTACTCAAGGGCGTGAAGTGAGCTATTTCTTCAGTCATGATGCAAGATGTGGAAGAAGTGTTCATGTCTTGGAAGACAGGGACTGGCCCTCTCCAGAGACACTCCATGTTGATATGTCACAGTTCCAGGCCCTGAAAACAGCTTTGACAAAAGAGTTTTCGATCATACAAGGACCGCCGGGCACTGGAAAGACTTATGTTGGGTTGAAAATTGTCAAAGCCCTTCTTCATAATGACCAGATGTGGAAAAAGCAACAATCCACACCTATGTTGGTCGTGTGCTACACAAACCATGCCTTGGATCAGTTTCTAGAGGGGATAATTCGTTTCTACAAGGGCGGTGTCATCAGGGTAGGCAGCAGAATTTCAAACGAGGAACTTGAACGCTACTCGTTGAGGACCCATAGACAAAAGATGAGAAAAGACAGGGACAAGGATCGAGATATGAAAAATGTTGGAAAAAGGCGGTGGGAGACAAAAAACAGAATGCTTGACCTTCAGTATCAGATTGAGGAAGTTGGAATGAAGTTGGAGGCTGCTGAAAAGACAGTTTTGCATGAAGACGTATTGAAACCATATATGAAAAGTCATTATGACACAATATTAGCAATGATGAAGAGAATGCACAGACAACAAGAATTTGAATCCCGTCAGAAGTTGCCGTTTCCAAGGTCCTTCATAGTAGAATGGCTTGGAGTTGGAAGCATGGAGGCTACAATGGAAACGTTTGGAGATCAGAGGCAAGATGTATTTCAACTGGaatatgatgatgaagaagGTGATGAGATTGACGTTCAAGAAGAGGCAGGGATTGTTCAAGCACAGCGCAAGGTTTATGACATGGATACTGATGATTTCCCCACCAATGAATTTGAAATTAAACAAAAGAAGATCCGAGGTCTCCAGAATCAAAGAAATCAGTATGTGGCGTTAGATGTTGCCTCGTTTGACAAAAACCAAATGCCTGTAGGAACAGGTACAGGATTTCAATACACAAAAAAGGCAAGAAAAAACATCAAACGTCGAATGTTAAAGCAGTTAAAATCCACACAGAGAATGCATGAAATGGAAGCACGTCGTGTTAGAGATCCATGGATGCTGACCATGGAAGACAGATGGAGGCTTTACAGACACTGGGTGTACAAATTTTGTGAAAGGTTACAGAAGGACATACATCTAAGAGAACAGAGCTACAAAGAAGTTGTGGCAGAATACAAAGAACTGCAAGTGAATGAAGACATGCAGATTCTACGAGAAGCAACTGTTATTGGCATGACAACTACTGCAGCAGCACGGTATCAACAAGCTCTTACAGAAATTGGCCCACGTATCATTGTGGTAGAAGAAGCAGCTGAGGTTCTCGAAGGACACATCATCAGCACTTTAAGCAAGAAGTGTGAACAACTGATTCTCATTGGAGATCACAAACAACTGAAGCCAAACCCAACGGTGTATAATCTGGCCAAAAAGTTTAACCTGGATTTATCATTGTTCGAAAGAATGATCGACAATGGAATCCATTGTGATACCCTCGCCCTTCAACACAGGATGAGGCCAGAAATATCCACAGTGATGCGCCATATATATCCAAAACTTCAGGATCACCCATCTGTGTTTCACTACGAGAACGTCAAGGGAATATCTGCCAACATGTTCTTCATAGATCACAGCAACCAAGAGGAGCATGATGCAGATATGATGAGTCATTCTAATACATATGAAGCAACATACATAGTTGCTCTCTGCAGTTATCTCCTGAAGCAGGGATATGACAAATCACGAATCACTGTCCTTACAACCTATTCGGGTCAGCTGCTTAAACTGAAGAAGTTGATGCCAAAACAGGAGTTCCAAGGATTGAGACTGACAGTTGTTGACAATTACCAAGGTGAAGAGAATGACATTATCCTTTTATCTCTTGTGAGAAGCAACGCTGAAGGAAGTGTTGGGTTTCTGAAAATAGAGAACCGTATATGTGTTGCTTTGTCAAGAGCTAAAATTGGACTCTTTGTCATTGGCAACTTTAATCTTCTTTCCCAACAGAGTTTATTATGGAAGGACATCTTGGCAGACCTGAGGAAGAATGGTAAAGTGGGCCCAGCCTTGAACCTATATTGTCAAAACCACCCCTCAGAAACAGGAATCTGTGTTCAAAGCCCAGATGATTTCAAGAAAGCTCCAGAAGGAGGCTGTCTGAAGCCTTGTGTGTTCAGACTTGAATGTGGGCACGTGTGCACATTGCTTTGTCATCCTTATGACCCTGAACACAAAGATTATATTTGCCGGAAACAATGTACAAAACACTGCAAGAATGGTCACCAGTGCCCACGGTACTGCCACGAAGAATGTGGAAATTGCATGATAcgtgttgaaaagattattccaaaatgtcaacacaaacaGATGGTTCCATGTTTCAAGGATCCCAGTACATTTTCTTGCCAGGCCGAATGTAACACAACCCTTGATTGTGGACACACATGTGGAAACCCCTGTTCCATGAAACATGGGTGTACAGCAGTCGTGAAAAAAACATTCGGATGCGGGCACACAGGCGACGTCCTTTGTGCGAGGAAAACATTAGCACAATGCGAGGCCAAATGTCCTGAACTTCTGAAATGTGGACATAAATGTGAGGGTGACTGTACACGATGCCATGAAGGAAGGCTGCACATACCATGCCGCAAGATGTGTAAAGGTACTCTGATCTGTGAACATACCTGTGTATCTGGGTGTTCTCAATGTAATCCATGCAGAAAAGCATGTGAAAATCGCTGTCAGCACGCAACATGCACGAAATATTGTGGGGAGCCCTGTGATCCATGCAGTCAGCAATGCACATGGGAATGTGAACATTACAGATGTACACTGTCCTGCAGCGAGCCTTGTGACAGACCACCTTGCAATGAGCCATGCAAGGAGAAACTACCTTGTAAACACCCATGCATAGGTTTGTGTGGAGAACCATGCCCCAAACAATGTGGCATTTGcaacaaagatgaaatcatGAAAGTAAATCCAAGGCCTGGTGCAAGATTTGTATTCCTTGAGGACTGTGGTCACATTGAAGAAGTGTCAGTGCTTGACCGCTATATGAACCGAGACTCAGCGGAGATCAAACTGAAAGTCTGCCCACATTGCAAGACAGTGATCAGGCACAATATGAGATATGGTTCTGTGATCAAGAagactttgaaaaatattgaagtaGTTAAAAAAATCTGCAATGAGAACAAAGACCAGGTTCCACACACGAAACAAAGACTCATGGTCAAAGTGGGGAATGAGGAAAGAAACGACGAGAATGGCATCAAGACAGTCATGTTCAGTCGAGCTTACACCAACACGGTGGCGGGTCTCTCTGCGCTGGAAAACCAGTTTCATCTACTAGATTTACTGAAAGAGGTTTCTGCTGAATACGAAAAATATACAGGGACCACATTTATGAATGACCATGAATCAGGTTCACAGGAGGCAGATATGTTCTATAAATGGCTGATAACCCCAAGACAAGTCTTCAGTGAACAAGAGCAATACGATGCCATAAATGAACTCCTCAGACACAGAGCACTTTTGGTATATCTTGCCTGTGGCCAAGAAAGACAGACTGCATTGATGCGAATCTATTTGCCAATGCTAAAAGCCATTCTGTTGTCAGGAAAGCCGTACACAGAGGAGAAGCAGACCAGAGTTAAAACTCGGTTTCAAATCCTGGGGGATGCCGTGCCAAGTGATAAGGTAGACCAGATGACACATACAAAGGTGAAGCTGGTAGGCAATGTAGGACCAGCATCTGGAAAATGGTTTTCCTGCAAGAAAG GTCATGTGTATTCAAATGGAGATCAGTCTGTATGTCCAGACTGCAAGACCATGAAAGACATTAAACAGCGGCGAATGTTTATGATGACTCCACTGGGAAAATAA